A section of the Hevea brasiliensis isolate MT/VB/25A 57/8 chromosome 17, ASM3005281v1, whole genome shotgun sequence genome encodes:
- the LOC131175322 gene encoding actin-interacting protein 1-2-like, whose amino-acid sequence MATVLIRLLSLATPLTATGTVRIWGAYNDHVLKKEFKVLSGRIDDLQWSPDALRIVACGDGKGKSLLRAFMWDSGTNVGEFDGHSRRVLSCAFKPTRPFRIVTCGGDFLVNFYEGPPFKCRLSSSMGLEISGFGIALPDQCDAVFTFTSSGMRLDSSVYQAT is encoded by the exons ATGGCGACCGTGCTTATCAGGCTACTGTCGCTCGCTACTCCCCTAACGGCGACTGGTACTGTCAGGATCTGGGGGGCTTATAATGATCACGTCTTGAAGAAGGAATTTAAGGTTTTGTCTGGACGGATCGATGATCTTCAGTGGTCTCCTGATGCATTGAGGATTGTTGCTTGTGGAGATGGCAAGGGCAAGTCGCTACTGCGTGCTTTCAT GTGGGATTCAGGCACTAATGTAGGCGAATTTGATGGCCATTCGAGGCGAGTTCTTAGCTGTGCATTTAAGCCAACAAGACCATTTCGTATAGTGACTTGTGGGGGGGATTTTCTGGTGAATTTCTATGAAGGACCGCCATTTAAATGCAGGCTATCTAGCAG CATGGGGTTAGAAATCAGTGGTTTTGGGATCGCATTGCCTGACCAGTGTGATGCTGTATTTACATTCACATCTTCTGGTATGCGTCTAGACTCTAGTGTCTATCAGGCTACCTGA
- the LOC131175323 gene encoding multicopper oxidase LPR1 homolog 4-like codes for MVQWVQISGATLWLMVSNTAAEGLSIPHNQRLILRSKRRKYRFRIINASNARYFRFSLSNGLSFIQVGSDASYLPYPISTPTILLAPSEIADVIIDFSKASAKESVLTNDAPYPYPTGNSVDELNSKIMKFIINPKSPTPPDTSRVPPNLVEYQTASTAGAAVTRYIVMYEYQSQTGTPTHLYINGKRFEDPVTETPKSGSTEVWEVINLTGDNHPLHVHLGTIQALKAQELVDLSTFSACMSVKNDAIACNVSKHATGKVINTPENEKTWKNTVKIEPGYQTTVVVKFNLVENNKAKAYPFDASEEPGYVYHCHILDHEDNAMIRPLKLLP; via the exons ATGGTTCAGTGGGTACAAATCAGTGGTGCTACCTTGTGGTTGATGGTCAGCAACACAGCGGCGGAAGGTTTGTCT aTTCCGCATAATCAACGCCTTATCTTGAGGAGCAAACGAAGAAAATACAGATTCCGCATAATCAACGCCTCCAATGCAAGATACTTCCGTTTTTCCTTATCCAACGGCTTATCTTTTATCCAAGTAGGATCAGATGCATCATACCTACCTTATCCAATCTCTACACCCACCATACTCCTAGCTCCTTCGGAGATTGCTGACGTCATCATTGATTTCTCGAAAGCATCTGCCAAAGAATCCGTTTTGACCAATGATGCTCCATACCCGTACCCGACTGGTAATTCGGTTGACGAGCTGAACAGTAAGATCATGAAGTTCATCATTAACCCTAAATCACCGACACCGCCTGATACATCACGAGTCCCACCAAATTTGGTTGAATATCAGACGGCATCAACAGCAGGAGCAGCAGTTACAAGGTACATTGTGATGTACGAGTACCAAAGTCAAACCGGAACTCCAACCCATTTATACATAAATGGGAAAAGATTTGAAGATCCGGTAACGGAGACGCCAAAATCCGGCAGCACAGAAGTATGGGAAGTGATAAACCTGACCGGCGATAATCACCCATTACACGTCCATCTCGGTACAATTCAAGCACTTAAAGCGCAGGAGCTGGTGGATTTATCTACATTCAGTGCGTGCATGAGTGTTAAGAACGATGCAATTGCATGCAACGTGAGTAAGCACGCAACTGGGAAGGTGATTAATACGCCGGAAAACGAGAAGACTTGGAAGAACACGGTGAAGATTGAACCTGGGTACCAGACGACGGTGGTGGTTAAGTTTAATTTGGTTGAGAATAACAAAGCAAAGGCGTATCCTTTTGATGCAAGTGAAGAACCAGGTTATGTATATCACTGCCAT ATTTTGGATCATGAAGATAATGCTATGATACGTCCACTGAAGCTTCTTCCTTGA